One Beggiatoa leptomitoformis DNA segment encodes these proteins:
- the acpS gene encoding holo-ACP synthase: MDDLTMIIGIGIDIADQVRIREGINDFKDRFTQRLFTAEEIISCQKYRDPTEHYAGKFAVKEALMKAIGAGLKQHVTFQEIEVLNHDSGAPYITLYGTAKQIAEQLGVTQTHVSLSHSVGIAAAVVILERLS; encoded by the coding sequence ATGGATGATTTAACCATGATTATAGGTATAGGCATTGATATTGCCGACCAAGTGCGTATCCGTGAAGGGATTAATGACTTTAAAGACCGTTTTACACAACGGCTCTTTACTGCGGAAGAAATCATAAGTTGTCAAAAATACCGCGACCCTACTGAACATTACGCAGGCAAGTTTGCAGTTAAAGAAGCCTTGATGAAGGCGATTGGCGCGGGGTTAAAACAACATGTTACCTTTCAAGAAATAGAAGTATTAAATCATGATAGTGGCGCGCCATACATCACCTTATATGGAACAGCAAAACAAATTGCTGAACAATTGGGGGTTACGCAAACACATGTCAGTCTTTCACATTCTGTGGGAATTGCTGCCGCAGTTGTCATCTTGGAACGCTTGTCGTAA
- a CDS encoding NAD(P)-dependent methylenetetrahydromethanopterin dehydrogenase, with translation MEKATILHIFTPEKNVSPFDVNMAIDAGFEHIIPYTSVEVSEIAGLVQDAIFSRGPKGVKRTGIFIGGRDIAVADDMLKQAKQAMVPPFEASVMLDPSGSATTAAGLVALVIKALKSYQKTLQGEQVAIFGGTGPVGLCAGVIAARCGADVRIVSHRGMEAACKLVDAYSERYAIKLLPADGSTPKKRLELLQQTTVAFSTAKAGVQVLTAEDLLTADKLLVAADVNAVPPEGIAGVGVMDNGKALNTPLHAKAIGALAIGNVKYQVQHNLLKNMLATDKPVYLELPSAFELACQFAEKS, from the coding sequence ATGGAAAAAGCCACTATCCTACACATCTTTACCCCTGAAAAAAATGTTAGCCCTTTTGATGTCAACATGGCAATCGATGCGGGATTTGAACATATTATTCCCTACACATCAGTAGAAGTGAGTGAAATTGCAGGTTTGGTACAAGATGCAATTTTTTCCAGAGGCCCAAAAGGCGTAAAACGCACAGGTATTTTTATTGGAGGGCGTGATATTGCCGTTGCGGATGACATGCTAAAACAAGCCAAACAAGCAATGGTTCCCCCCTTTGAAGCCTCTGTCATGCTAGACCCTAGCGGTTCAGCAACCACTGCCGCAGGTTTAGTCGCCTTAGTGATTAAAGCCCTAAAAAGCTATCAAAAAACCCTACAAGGGGAACAAGTTGCAATTTTTGGTGGCACAGGTCCTGTGGGCTTATGTGCGGGGGTTATTGCCGCCCGCTGTGGTGCTGACGTTCGTATCGTAAGCCATCGGGGGATGGAAGCTGCCTGCAAATTAGTAGATGCCTATAGTGAACGTTATGCAATCAAACTGTTACCTGCCGACGGTAGCACCCCGAAAAAACGCCTTGAGTTATTACAACAAACCACTGTTGCATTCAGCACTGCAAAAGCAGGCGTGCAAGTTTTAACGGCTGAAGATTTATTAACCGCCGACAAATTATTAGTGGCTGCCGATGTCAACGCCGTACCCCCTGAAGGGATTGCAGGGGTAGGTGTGATGGACAATGGTAAAGCCTTAAATACACCACTCCACGCGAAGGCTATCGGCGCGTTAGCCATTGGTAACGTCAAGTATCAAGTGCAACATAATCTCTTAAAAAATATGTTAGCAACAGATAAACCCGTTTATCTGGAATTACCCAGTGCATTTGAGCTAGCCTGTCAATTCGCAGAAAAATCATGA